In the genome of Oncorhynchus clarkii lewisi isolate Uvic-CL-2024 chromosome 4, UVic_Ocla_1.0, whole genome shotgun sequence, one region contains:
- the LOC139406542 gene encoding SHC-transforming protein 2 isoform X1, with product MLLKPKYGRFRNASVTSSDDLMQSLAMSGKVVATPVVLSSAPSLPLPPLPPLESIPGSSSAAPALADSPCLDGEQDATTTFCMLIPRMPQWKFSNTLLSRSPSNSSSSSSSSKDSGKTAAPSSQGSHGPSGPSAPSGPVASLAAVLNSCDPVCVTPCSLQAISRQRSAMRSASPGGHGAGAAEGTGSLGGHNGFRTGMNRRTRVEGMWLGGEDFNQKGSFIHKPSQGWLHPDKNITGPGASYIVRYMGCIEVLKSMRSLDFNTRTQVTREAINRLCEAVPGSKGAWRKKNINKALQTIMGKSNLRFAGMGIAVNISIEGLNLLIPTTRQVIAHHPMESISFASGGDTDTPDYVAYVAKDPVNQRACHILECGDGLAQNVISTIGQAFELQFKQYLHSPPKAIPTMERNIRTEDSAWGDDEDSSEHDYYNSIPGKEPPVGGVVDSRLRPCTALLGHVHSQPQSKAAQIGSPARRDTVSYPSVQLCYELHWDTENNSSSGLTSDGYLRADGHPPGSRDYEEHLYVNTQSLEGLEQGAEGHRGARGPDSPKKDIFDMKPFEDALKMHEAGGNGGVCVLEDQWPSPPRRRAPVAPTEEQLRREAWYHGRMSRRDAEKLLVRDGDFLVRDSATNPGQYVLTGMHCGLPKHLLLVDPEGMVRTKDMLFESISHLISYHLKNELPIVAAESELHLKQVVRRKEGTAFWNGVRGVSI from the exons ATGCTACTTAAGCCAAAGTATGGCCGCTTTCGCAACGCCTCTGTGACCTCCTCCGACGACCTGATGCAGAGCTTAGCCATGAGCGGCAAAGTGGTGGCCACCCCTGTGGTCCTCTCCTCCGCCCCCAGCCTGCCGCTGCCCCCCCTGCCTCCTCTGGAGTCCATCCCCGGGTCCTCCTCCGCAGCCCCGGCCCTAGCCGACTCCCCCTGCCTGGACGGGGAGCAGGACGCCACCACCACTTTCTGCATGCTCATCCCCAGGATGCCTCAGTGGAAGTTCTCCAACACTCTGCTGAGCAGGAGCCCCTCCAactccagctccagctccagctcAAGCAAGGACTCCGGCAAGACTGCAGCCCCCTCATCGCAGGGCTCGCACGGCCCCAGTGGCCCTTCGGCCCCCAGTGGTCCCGTGGCAAGTCTGGCTGCTGTTTTGAACTCCTGTGACCCTGTGTGTGTCACCCCCTGTTCCCTACAGGCCATCAGCAGGCAGAGATCTGCAATGCGCTCAGCCAGTCCAGGGGGCCATGGAGCAGGGGCTGCAGAGGGTACAGGGAGCCTTGGGGGCCACAACGGCTTCAGGACAGGGATGAACCGCAGGACCAGGGTGGAGGGCATGTGGCTGGGAGGGGAGGACTTCAACCAGAAGGGCAGCTTCATCCACAAGCCCTCCCAGGGATGGCTGCACCCAGACAAGAATATTACAGGCCCTGGGGCCTCCTACATTGTCAGG TACATGGGCTGCATTGAGGTGTTGAAGTCGATGCGATCGCTGGACTTCAACACTCGGACCCAGGTGACGAG GGAGGCCATCAACAGACTGTGTGAAGCTGTGCCTGGGAGTAAGGGGGCCTGGAGGAAGAAG AACATTAACAAGGCCCTGCAGACCATCATGGGGAAGAGTAACCTGCGCTTCGCTGGTATGGGCATCGCTGTCAACATCTCTATAGAGGGCCTCAACCTGCTCATCCCCACGACACGACAG gtGATAGCACACCATCCCATGGAGTCCATCTCCTTTGCCTCTGGGGGAGACACG GACACGCCCGATTATGTTGCTTATGTGGCCAAAGATCCAGTCAATCAGAGAG CATGCCATATCCTGGAGTGTGGTGACGGTCTAGCCCAGAATGTCATCAGTACCATCGGCCAGGCCTTTGAACTGCAGTTTAAACAGTACCTCCACAGCCCTCCCAAAGCCATCCCCACCATGGAGAG GAACATCAGGACAGAGGACTCGGCGTGGGGTGATGATGAGGACTCCTCGGAGCATGACTACTACAACAGCATCCCAGGGAAGGAGCCTCCTGTTGGAGGAGTGGTGGACTCGAGGCTGAGGCCTTGTACGGCCTTGCTGGGCCACGTCCACAGCCAACCACAGAGCAAGGCAGCACAG ATCGGTTCTCCGGCCAGGAGAGACACGGTGTCCTACCCCTCAGTTCAGCTGTGCTACGAGCTTCACTGGGACACTGAGAACAACAGCAGCTCAG GTCTGACATCAGATGGGTACCTGCGGGCAGACGGCCATCCCCCGGGAAGTAGGGACTATGAAGAGCACCTGTATGTGAACACCCAGAGTCTGGAGGGCCTGGAGCAGGGAGCAGAGGGCCATAGGGGGGCCAGGGGGCCAGACAGCCCCAAGAAAGACATATTTGACATGA AACCCTTTGAGGATGCTCTGAAGATGCACGAGGCCGGTGGTAacggtggggtgtgtgtgttggaggacCAGTGGCCCAGTCCGCCCCGGCGTCGTGCCCCTGTCGCCCCCACAGAGGAGCAGCTTCGGCGGGAGGCCTGGTACCATGGCCGTATGAGCCGCCGTGACGCTGAGAAACTGCTGGTCCGAGACGGGGACTTCCTTGTACGAGACAGTGCCACCAACCCAGGCCAGTACGTCCTGACGGGCATGCACTGCGGTCTGCCCAAACACCTGCTACTGGTCGACCCAGAGGGAATG GTACGAACCAAAGACATGCTGTTTGAGAGTATCAGTCACCTGATCAGCTACCACCTGAAGAACGAGCTGCCCATCGTGGCAGCCGAGAGCGAGCTGCACCTTAAACAGGTGGTCCGGAGGAAAGAGGGGACAGCATTCTGGAATG GAGTCAGAGGTGTGTCCATATAA
- the LOC139406542 gene encoding SHC-transforming protein 2 isoform X2, with protein sequence MLLKPKYGRFRNASVTSSDDLMQSLAMSGKVVATPVVLSSAPSLPLPPLPPLESIPGSSSAAPALADSPCLDGEQDATTTFCMLIPRMPQWKFSNTLLSRSPSNSSSSSSSSKDSGKTAAPSSQGSHGPSGPSAPSGPVASLAAVLNSCDPVCVTPCSLQAISRQRSAMRSASPGGHGAGAAEGTGSLGGHNGFRTGMNRRTRVEGMWLGGEDFNQKGSFIHKPSQGWLHPDKNITGPGASYIVRYMGCIEVLKSMRSLDFNTRTQVTREAINRLCEAVPGSKGAWRKKNINKALQTIMGKSNLRFAGMGIAVNISIEGLNLLIPTTRQVIAHHPMESISFASGGDTDTPDYVAYVAKDPVNQRACHILECGDGLAQNVISTIGQAFELQFKQYLHSPPKAIPTMERNIRTEDSAWGDDEDSSEHDYYNSIPGKEPPVGGVVDSRLRPCTALLGHVHSQPQSKAAQIGSPARRDTVSYPSVQLCYELHWDTENNSSSGLTSDGYLRADGHPPGSRDYEEHLYVNTQSLEGLEQGAEGHRGARGPDSPKKDIFDMKPFEDALKMHEAGGNGGVCVLEDQWPSPPRRRAPVAPTEEQLRREAWYHGRMSRRDAEKLLVRDGDFLVRDSATNPGQYVLTGMHCGLPKHLLLVDPEGMPTPPRHCQVRTKDMLFESISHLISYHLKNELPIVAAESELHLKQVVRRKEGTAFWNGVRGVSI encoded by the exons ATGCTACTTAAGCCAAAGTATGGCCGCTTTCGCAACGCCTCTGTGACCTCCTCCGACGACCTGATGCAGAGCTTAGCCATGAGCGGCAAAGTGGTGGCCACCCCTGTGGTCCTCTCCTCCGCCCCCAGCCTGCCGCTGCCCCCCCTGCCTCCTCTGGAGTCCATCCCCGGGTCCTCCTCCGCAGCCCCGGCCCTAGCCGACTCCCCCTGCCTGGACGGGGAGCAGGACGCCACCACCACTTTCTGCATGCTCATCCCCAGGATGCCTCAGTGGAAGTTCTCCAACACTCTGCTGAGCAGGAGCCCCTCCAactccagctccagctccagctcAAGCAAGGACTCCGGCAAGACTGCAGCCCCCTCATCGCAGGGCTCGCACGGCCCCAGTGGCCCTTCGGCCCCCAGTGGTCCCGTGGCAAGTCTGGCTGCTGTTTTGAACTCCTGTGACCCTGTGTGTGTCACCCCCTGTTCCCTACAGGCCATCAGCAGGCAGAGATCTGCAATGCGCTCAGCCAGTCCAGGGGGCCATGGAGCAGGGGCTGCAGAGGGTACAGGGAGCCTTGGGGGCCACAACGGCTTCAGGACAGGGATGAACCGCAGGACCAGGGTGGAGGGCATGTGGCTGGGAGGGGAGGACTTCAACCAGAAGGGCAGCTTCATCCACAAGCCCTCCCAGGGATGGCTGCACCCAGACAAGAATATTACAGGCCCTGGGGCCTCCTACATTGTCAGG TACATGGGCTGCATTGAGGTGTTGAAGTCGATGCGATCGCTGGACTTCAACACTCGGACCCAGGTGACGAG GGAGGCCATCAACAGACTGTGTGAAGCTGTGCCTGGGAGTAAGGGGGCCTGGAGGAAGAAG AACATTAACAAGGCCCTGCAGACCATCATGGGGAAGAGTAACCTGCGCTTCGCTGGTATGGGCATCGCTGTCAACATCTCTATAGAGGGCCTCAACCTGCTCATCCCCACGACACGACAG gtGATAGCACACCATCCCATGGAGTCCATCTCCTTTGCCTCTGGGGGAGACACG GACACGCCCGATTATGTTGCTTATGTGGCCAAAGATCCAGTCAATCAGAGAG CATGCCATATCCTGGAGTGTGGTGACGGTCTAGCCCAGAATGTCATCAGTACCATCGGCCAGGCCTTTGAACTGCAGTTTAAACAGTACCTCCACAGCCCTCCCAAAGCCATCCCCACCATGGAGAG GAACATCAGGACAGAGGACTCGGCGTGGGGTGATGATGAGGACTCCTCGGAGCATGACTACTACAACAGCATCCCAGGGAAGGAGCCTCCTGTTGGAGGAGTGGTGGACTCGAGGCTGAGGCCTTGTACGGCCTTGCTGGGCCACGTCCACAGCCAACCACAGAGCAAGGCAGCACAG ATCGGTTCTCCGGCCAGGAGAGACACGGTGTCCTACCCCTCAGTTCAGCTGTGCTACGAGCTTCACTGGGACACTGAGAACAACAGCAGCTCAG GTCTGACATCAGATGGGTACCTGCGGGCAGACGGCCATCCCCCGGGAAGTAGGGACTATGAAGAGCACCTGTATGTGAACACCCAGAGTCTGGAGGGCCTGGAGCAGGGAGCAGAGGGCCATAGGGGGGCCAGGGGGCCAGACAGCCCCAAGAAAGACATATTTGACATGA AACCCTTTGAGGATGCTCTGAAGATGCACGAGGCCGGTGGTAacggtggggtgtgtgtgttggaggacCAGTGGCCCAGTCCGCCCCGGCGTCGTGCCCCTGTCGCCCCCACAGAGGAGCAGCTTCGGCGGGAGGCCTGGTACCATGGCCGTATGAGCCGCCGTGACGCTGAGAAACTGCTGGTCCGAGACGGGGACTTCCTTGTACGAGACAGTGCCACCAACCCAGGCCAGTACGTCCTGACGGGCATGCACTGCGGTCTGCCCAAACACCTGCTACTGGTCGACCCAGAGGGAATG CCCACTCCTCCTCGTCACTGCCAGGTACGAACCAAAGACATGCTGTTTGAGAGTATCAGTCACCTGATCAGCTACCACCTGAAGAACGAGCTGCCCATCGTGGCAGCCGAGAGCGAGCTGCACCTTAAACAGGTGGTCCGGAGGAAAGAGGGGACAGCATTCTGGAATG GAGTCAGAGGTGTGTCCATATAA
- the LOC139406542 gene encoding SHC-transforming protein 2 isoform X3 produces the protein MRSASPGGHGAGAAEGTGSLGGHNGFRTGMNRRTRVEGMWLGGEDFNQKGSFIHKPSQGWLHPDKNITGPGASYIVRYMGCIEVLKSMRSLDFNTRTQVTREAINRLCEAVPGSKGAWRKKNINKALQTIMGKSNLRFAGMGIAVNISIEGLNLLIPTTRQVIAHHPMESISFASGGDTDTPDYVAYVAKDPVNQRACHILECGDGLAQNVISTIGQAFELQFKQYLHSPPKAIPTMERNIRTEDSAWGDDEDSSEHDYYNSIPGKEPPVGGVVDSRLRPCTALLGHVHSQPQSKAAQIGSPARRDTVSYPSVQLCYELHWDTENNSSSGLTSDGYLRADGHPPGSRDYEEHLYVNTQSLEGLEQGAEGHRGARGPDSPKKDIFDMKPFEDALKMHEAGGNGGVCVLEDQWPSPPRRRAPVAPTEEQLRREAWYHGRMSRRDAEKLLVRDGDFLVRDSATNPGQYVLTGMHCGLPKHLLLVDPEGMPTPPRHCQVRTKDMLFESISHLISYHLKNELPIVAAESELHLKQVVRRKEGTAFWNGVRGVSI, from the exons ATGCGCTCAGCCAGTCCAGGGGGCCATGGAGCAGGGGCTGCAGAGGGTACAGGGAGCCTTGGGGGCCACAACGGCTTCAGGACAGGGATGAACCGCAGGACCAGGGTGGAGGGCATGTGGCTGGGAGGGGAGGACTTCAACCAGAAGGGCAGCTTCATCCACAAGCCCTCCCAGGGATGGCTGCACCCAGACAAGAATATTACAGGCCCTGGGGCCTCCTACATTGTCAGG TACATGGGCTGCATTGAGGTGTTGAAGTCGATGCGATCGCTGGACTTCAACACTCGGACCCAGGTGACGAG GGAGGCCATCAACAGACTGTGTGAAGCTGTGCCTGGGAGTAAGGGGGCCTGGAGGAAGAAG AACATTAACAAGGCCCTGCAGACCATCATGGGGAAGAGTAACCTGCGCTTCGCTGGTATGGGCATCGCTGTCAACATCTCTATAGAGGGCCTCAACCTGCTCATCCCCACGACACGACAG gtGATAGCACACCATCCCATGGAGTCCATCTCCTTTGCCTCTGGGGGAGACACG GACACGCCCGATTATGTTGCTTATGTGGCCAAAGATCCAGTCAATCAGAGAG CATGCCATATCCTGGAGTGTGGTGACGGTCTAGCCCAGAATGTCATCAGTACCATCGGCCAGGCCTTTGAACTGCAGTTTAAACAGTACCTCCACAGCCCTCCCAAAGCCATCCCCACCATGGAGAG GAACATCAGGACAGAGGACTCGGCGTGGGGTGATGATGAGGACTCCTCGGAGCATGACTACTACAACAGCATCCCAGGGAAGGAGCCTCCTGTTGGAGGAGTGGTGGACTCGAGGCTGAGGCCTTGTACGGCCTTGCTGGGCCACGTCCACAGCCAACCACAGAGCAAGGCAGCACAG ATCGGTTCTCCGGCCAGGAGAGACACGGTGTCCTACCCCTCAGTTCAGCTGTGCTACGAGCTTCACTGGGACACTGAGAACAACAGCAGCTCAG GTCTGACATCAGATGGGTACCTGCGGGCAGACGGCCATCCCCCGGGAAGTAGGGACTATGAAGAGCACCTGTATGTGAACACCCAGAGTCTGGAGGGCCTGGAGCAGGGAGCAGAGGGCCATAGGGGGGCCAGGGGGCCAGACAGCCCCAAGAAAGACATATTTGACATGA AACCCTTTGAGGATGCTCTGAAGATGCACGAGGCCGGTGGTAacggtggggtgtgtgtgttggaggacCAGTGGCCCAGTCCGCCCCGGCGTCGTGCCCCTGTCGCCCCCACAGAGGAGCAGCTTCGGCGGGAGGCCTGGTACCATGGCCGTATGAGCCGCCGTGACGCTGAGAAACTGCTGGTCCGAGACGGGGACTTCCTTGTACGAGACAGTGCCACCAACCCAGGCCAGTACGTCCTGACGGGCATGCACTGCGGTCTGCCCAAACACCTGCTACTGGTCGACCCAGAGGGAATG CCCACTCCTCCTCGTCACTGCCAGGTACGAACCAAAGACATGCTGTTTGAGAGTATCAGTCACCTGATCAGCTACCACCTGAAGAACGAGCTGCCCATCGTGGCAGCCGAGAGCGAGCTGCACCTTAAACAGGTGGTCCGGAGGAAAGAGGGGACAGCATTCTGGAATG GAGTCAGAGGTGTGTCCATATAA
- the LOC139406542 gene encoding SHC-transforming protein 2 isoform X4: MRSASPGGHGAGAAEGTGSLGGHNGFRTGMNRRTRVEGMWLGGEDFNQKGSFIHKPSQGWLHPDKNITGPGASYIVRYMGCIEVLKSMRSLDFNTRTQVTREAINRLCEAVPGSKGAWRKKNINKALQTIMGKSNLRFAGMGIAVNISIEGLNLLIPTTRQVIAHHPMESISFASGGDTDTPDYVAYVAKDPVNQRACHILECGDGLAQNVISTIGQAFELQFKQYLHSPPKAIPTMERNIRTEDSAWGDDEDSSEHDYYNSIPGKEPPVGGVVDSRLRPCTALLGHVHSQPQSKAAQIGSPARRDTVSYPSVQLCYELHWDTENNSSSGLTSDGYLRADGHPPGSRDYEEHLYVNTQSLEGLEQGAEGHRGARGPDSPKKDIFDMKPFEDALKMHEAGGNGGVCVLEDQWPSPPRRRAPVAPTEEQLRREAWYHGRMSRRDAEKLLVRDGDFLVRDSATNPGQYVLTGMHCGLPKHLLLVDPEGMVRTKDMLFESISHLISYHLKNELPIVAAESELHLKQVVRRKEGTAFWNGVRGVSI; encoded by the exons ATGCGCTCAGCCAGTCCAGGGGGCCATGGAGCAGGGGCTGCAGAGGGTACAGGGAGCCTTGGGGGCCACAACGGCTTCAGGACAGGGATGAACCGCAGGACCAGGGTGGAGGGCATGTGGCTGGGAGGGGAGGACTTCAACCAGAAGGGCAGCTTCATCCACAAGCCCTCCCAGGGATGGCTGCACCCAGACAAGAATATTACAGGCCCTGGGGCCTCCTACATTGTCAGG TACATGGGCTGCATTGAGGTGTTGAAGTCGATGCGATCGCTGGACTTCAACACTCGGACCCAGGTGACGAG GGAGGCCATCAACAGACTGTGTGAAGCTGTGCCTGGGAGTAAGGGGGCCTGGAGGAAGAAG AACATTAACAAGGCCCTGCAGACCATCATGGGGAAGAGTAACCTGCGCTTCGCTGGTATGGGCATCGCTGTCAACATCTCTATAGAGGGCCTCAACCTGCTCATCCCCACGACACGACAG gtGATAGCACACCATCCCATGGAGTCCATCTCCTTTGCCTCTGGGGGAGACACG GACACGCCCGATTATGTTGCTTATGTGGCCAAAGATCCAGTCAATCAGAGAG CATGCCATATCCTGGAGTGTGGTGACGGTCTAGCCCAGAATGTCATCAGTACCATCGGCCAGGCCTTTGAACTGCAGTTTAAACAGTACCTCCACAGCCCTCCCAAAGCCATCCCCACCATGGAGAG GAACATCAGGACAGAGGACTCGGCGTGGGGTGATGATGAGGACTCCTCGGAGCATGACTACTACAACAGCATCCCAGGGAAGGAGCCTCCTGTTGGAGGAGTGGTGGACTCGAGGCTGAGGCCTTGTACGGCCTTGCTGGGCCACGTCCACAGCCAACCACAGAGCAAGGCAGCACAG ATCGGTTCTCCGGCCAGGAGAGACACGGTGTCCTACCCCTCAGTTCAGCTGTGCTACGAGCTTCACTGGGACACTGAGAACAACAGCAGCTCAG GTCTGACATCAGATGGGTACCTGCGGGCAGACGGCCATCCCCCGGGAAGTAGGGACTATGAAGAGCACCTGTATGTGAACACCCAGAGTCTGGAGGGCCTGGAGCAGGGAGCAGAGGGCCATAGGGGGGCCAGGGGGCCAGACAGCCCCAAGAAAGACATATTTGACATGA AACCCTTTGAGGATGCTCTGAAGATGCACGAGGCCGGTGGTAacggtggggtgtgtgtgttggaggacCAGTGGCCCAGTCCGCCCCGGCGTCGTGCCCCTGTCGCCCCCACAGAGGAGCAGCTTCGGCGGGAGGCCTGGTACCATGGCCGTATGAGCCGCCGTGACGCTGAGAAACTGCTGGTCCGAGACGGGGACTTCCTTGTACGAGACAGTGCCACCAACCCAGGCCAGTACGTCCTGACGGGCATGCACTGCGGTCTGCCCAAACACCTGCTACTGGTCGACCCAGAGGGAATG GTACGAACCAAAGACATGCTGTTTGAGAGTATCAGTCACCTGATCAGCTACCACCTGAAGAACGAGCTGCCCATCGTGGCAGCCGAGAGCGAGCTGCACCTTAAACAGGTGGTCCGGAGGAAAGAGGGGACAGCATTCTGGAATG GAGTCAGAGGTGTGTCCATATAA